One genomic segment of Alkalimarinus alittae includes these proteins:
- a CDS encoding DUF6776 family protein: MSLRSKEKLVVVPHRPGKRARQTVFFIVSSVAIAVVGFVAGESRLTVQYNEVAEERDSLLQELQQLSESDRRYRQEIANLERGRAIDTQANQSVKLTIKGLEQEVSQLKADVSFYKNILAPADNTKGLQVQKLEIHGTSDSNRHAYKVVLTQVANNKRYIEGVVAVNFIGSKGGQKEILPLRDISDVKELGIKFKFRYFQDIAGELILPDNFTPEKVQIVAQARGKKNTRVEQTFDWKSQEVIDNVGQ; encoded by the coding sequence ATGTCATTAAGGTCTAAGGAAAAGTTGGTTGTTGTACCTCATCGCCCGGGTAAAAGGGCAAGGCAAACAGTGTTTTTTATCGTATCGTCTGTTGCTATTGCGGTGGTGGGTTTTGTTGCAGGTGAGTCTCGACTGACGGTTCAGTATAATGAAGTTGCTGAAGAAAGAGATTCCTTGCTACAAGAACTACAGCAGCTCAGTGAGAGCGATCGGCGCTATCGGCAAGAAATTGCTAACCTTGAGCGAGGAAGGGCAATCGATACTCAGGCAAATCAATCTGTTAAGTTGACGATAAAAGGGTTGGAGCAAGAGGTTAGTCAGCTGAAGGCAGATGTTTCTTTTTATAAGAATATTTTAGCACCAGCGGATAATACTAAGGGTTTACAGGTGCAGAAACTCGAAATTCACGGCACATCAGACAGTAATCGCCACGCTTATAAAGTGGTATTAACACAGGTGGCGAACAATAAACGTTATATAGAAGGTGTTGTGGCGGTTAACTTTATCGGTTCGAAGGGGGGGCAAAAAGAGATTTTGCCGCTCCGAGATATATCTGATGTTAAAGAGCTAGGTATTAAGTTTAAGTTCAGATATTTTCAGGATATTGCGGGTGAGTTAATCCTGCCGGATAACTTCACGCCAGAGAAAGTTCAAATAGTCGCGCAAGCACGCGGCAAGAAAAATACACGAGTTGAACAGACGTTTGACTGGAAGAGCCAGGAGGTTATTGACAATGTGGGGCAATAA
- a CDS encoding DUF6160 family protein: MKKKALLLGLSCSLLSPLISAELTKLDDEILSAVSGQSGISLDIDLKAEIGEIAYFDDGAGIAIQGIKISDASNIENPSKQSYILDIENDGSLNIAYDISPTRFEFSDIRFGTEAGSMTGASGGGFFWDYTLNGSLNIRGGGALGSSGYTFTSSYTMTDGAFGYRTQGNSFWFEDIDAVSESVMTLDVGTDVEGDYLDVRLPNYTGEYTVGAIRHSSNPLLSAGSLWGKYDLTTNILLRAGGREGLTGLTIDAQNTINRYDFAWGDDGYWVGALGVTGYYNVDNLTLDVASDISGKLGLAIAWDKAEAAYHIDKLVLGETKARIDQYLAGTALTGGPSTLKSIGSLDMQFVFADQVVDGVNYSNIFHVQAGGNVDAGEQGLRISSQWSLVDQYESATNVSNVTYTDDGNSIMLSGLQSWGEGDITLNVTEAGIINGTEFFDGIRVGFEDFKGGYKIDGLRVGKNDAQLKNQDIQGGTELLLALGVYPSYDFTADGHITIGTGGRSGEGLTINSDIHITNGRAALMADENGRGIWATGLDYDIHKRNMTIDVTEDGLAIVEGESWSVMDISGLRLGDKITGQSFGRFVVKRYETGSSMIIKAGGAGDICVGGNATDAVGCGAAGGIWEERGSEGITLSLKNILAEAVSETKRNSFTWESTGGSVANRPMQIVFDNITTNDGDGITNTYGIQNDISIDVYQTKVVKKITGADSKGVVGNKGDEKILDGSAAGYRYVSKADMSATPSLESERPLGFAVNANTRFKELSFGSVQMVHPDAAQPSTLVYGMSLQNASITSNLTATPIQ; this comes from the coding sequence ATGAAAAAAAAGGCACTTTTGCTAGGTTTGTCATGTTCATTATTATCACCCCTCATATCTGCCGAGTTAACTAAACTTGATGATGAGATCTTGTCAGCCGTTAGTGGTCAAAGCGGCATATCTCTAGATATTGATTTAAAGGCAGAGATAGGTGAAATAGCATATTTTGATGATGGTGCAGGAATAGCGATTCAAGGAATCAAAATCTCTGATGCTTCTAATATCGAAAATCCGTCAAAACAAAGCTATATCTTGGATATTGAAAATGATGGCAGTTTAAATATTGCATATGACATTTCCCCAACTCGCTTTGAGTTTTCTGATATTCGCTTTGGTACTGAGGCAGGAAGTATGACCGGTGCTAGTGGTGGAGGTTTCTTTTGGGATTACACGCTAAATGGGAGTCTTAATATTAGGGGGGGAGGAGCCCTCGGATCCAGCGGGTATACGTTTACGTCAAGCTATACGATGACCGATGGCGCCTTTGGTTATCGTACACAAGGCAATAGCTTTTGGTTTGAGGATATTGATGCTGTCTCTGAGTCTGTGATGACGCTGGATGTTGGAACTGATGTTGAGGGTGATTATTTAGATGTAAGGCTGCCTAACTATACGGGTGAATATACTGTTGGAGCTATCCGACACAGCTCAAATCCATTGTTAAGTGCTGGTTCGTTATGGGGTAAATATGACCTCACAACAAATATTCTATTGCGAGCTGGTGGTAGGGAAGGATTAACAGGTCTTACTATAGATGCTCAAAACACTATTAATCGCTATGATTTTGCTTGGGGTGATGATGGGTATTGGGTGGGAGCGTTGGGTGTAACTGGATATTATAATGTTGATAATTTAACACTTGATGTAGCCTCAGATATATCCGGAAAATTAGGTTTGGCAATCGCCTGGGATAAGGCGGAGGCTGCTTACCATATCGATAAGTTGGTTTTGGGTGAGACCAAGGCAAGGATAGATCAGTACCTTGCAGGAACTGCTTTGACAGGAGGTCCGTCAACACTGAAGAGTATTGGTAGCCTTGATATGCAGTTTGTTTTTGCGGACCAAGTAGTTGATGGGGTTAACTACTCAAACATCTTCCATGTGCAAGCGGGAGGTAATGTTGATGCAGGAGAGCAGGGGTTAAGAATTAGCTCGCAGTGGAGTTTAGTTGATCAATATGAGTCGGCTACTAACGTATCAAACGTCACCTATACTGATGATGGTAACTCTATTATGTTGAGTGGCTTGCAGTCGTGGGGAGAAGGAGATATCACTCTTAATGTCACCGAGGCCGGAATAATTAATGGAACAGAGTTTTTCGATGGTATCAGGGTTGGATTTGAAGATTTTAAGGGTGGCTATAAAATTGATGGCCTAAGAGTGGGTAAAAATGATGCTCAGCTTAAAAATCAAGATATTCAGGGGGGGACAGAGTTGCTGTTGGCCCTTGGGGTATATCCATCATATGATTTCACCGCAGATGGTCATATCACTATCGGCACAGGTGGGCGGTCAGGAGAGGGGCTGACGATTAACTCTGATATTCATATTACAAATGGCCGGGCCGCCCTTATGGCGGATGAAAACGGCCGTGGTATATGGGCTACCGGGCTTGATTATGATATCCATAAAAGAAATATGACAATAGATGTGACTGAAGACGGATTGGCTATTGTAGAAGGCGAGTCTTGGAGTGTTATGGATATATCAGGCTTGCGATTAGGGGATAAAATAACGGGTCAAAGTTTTGGCCGATTTGTGGTTAAGCGTTATGAGACTGGCTCGTCCATGATTATTAAAGCGGGTGGTGCCGGTGACATATGTGTTGGTGGTAACGCTACAGACGCTGTTGGATGTGGTGCTGCAGGTGGTATCTGGGAAGAACGAGGAAGTGAAGGTATAACCTTGAGCTTAAAAAATATATTAGCTGAAGCTGTGAGTGAGACTAAGCGAAATAGTTTTACTTGGGAGTCAACAGGGGGGTCGGTAGCTAATAGGCCAATGCAAATCGTTTTTGACAACATTACAACCAACGATGGTGATGGCATAACTAATACTTACGGCATTCAAAATGATATATCTATAGATGTATATCAAACTAAGGTAGTAAAAAAGATTACGGGTGCTGATTCAAAAGGTGTCGTGGGTAATAAAGGTGATGAGAAGATTTTAGATGGATCGGCTGCCGGTTATCGTTATGTTAGTAAGGCTGATATGAGTGCTACGCCTTCTTTAGAGTCTGAAAGGCCGTTAGGGTTTGCTGTAAATGCAAATACTCGATTTAAGGAGTTATCCTTTGGAAGTGTTCAGATGGTGCATCCTGATGCAGCTCAACCATCTACTTTGGTATATGGGATGAGCCTTCAAAATGCAAGCATCACTTCTAATCTTACGGCGACGCCGATTCAATAG
- a CDS encoding DUF6160 family protein, translating into MIKNIIIRFALTACSTILLLASMSSHAELSSIDDEALSVISGQAGVYLSGEIAINENGGPIQNAYFGDCTDSKRCGARLAVQTKENGGWFVLDNFKGAFSFQGLTLRVRDINSGFGGDGAKFNREVLEIGLPDQIKVDKLQYTYATSSTARPTDLGFKQTDIYTVEIDGNVTLQGNLLVFPTGNN; encoded by the coding sequence ATGATTAAAAATATAATAATACGATTTGCACTAACTGCTTGCTCTACAATTTTATTGTTGGCCTCAATGTCGAGTCACGCTGAGCTATCATCAATTGATGATGAGGCCTTGTCTGTAATTTCTGGTCAGGCTGGTGTTTATTTATCTGGCGAAATAGCTATTAATGAAAACGGTGGCCCTATTCAGAATGCGTATTTTGGTGATTGTACTGACAGCAAAAGGTGCGGGGCAAGACTTGCGGTTCAAACAAAAGAAAATGGAGGCTGGTTCGTTTTAGATAATTTTAAAGGTGCGTTTTCATTTCAAGGGCTGACTTTAAGAGTTCGGGATATAAACTCTGGGTTTGGTGGGGATGGTGCAAAATTTAATCGTGAGGTGTTAGAGATTGGACTCCCAGATCAAATTAAGGTTGATAAGCTACAGTATACATATGCAACAAGTAGTACGGCTCGACCAACTGACCTAGGTTTCAAGCAGACAGACATATACACCGTCGAGATAGATGGTAATGTTACTCTGCAAGGAAATTTGCTTGTTTTTCCAACAGGTAATAATTGA
- a CDS encoding anhydro-N-acetylmuramic acid kinase, whose protein sequence is MTKQTSESLYIGLMSGTSIDAVDAVLVQITDNIKIIASHSCPIPQQLKDTILALCSSGENEIQRAFELDRELGCIFADCVLALCTKANIQANNISAIGSHGQTIRHSPHGQHPFTLQIADPNTIAEKTGITTVADFRRRDIAAGGQGAPLVPAFHEDAFKSTSSNRAIINIGGMANITLVSRSQQPTRGFDTGPGNVLLDYWVYKHKTKKFDYDGEWAASGKVNNALLNQLLSEPYLKRLPPKSTGRELFNPEWLECQLNSLPDLSPVDVQATLTEFTCKTIADAIIIDDSTIKTEEQINEIYVCGGGASNSFILRRLQALLPNKHVTTTCELGIPPEHVESVAFAWLAYRTLHNLSGNLVSVTGAKKERVLGAIYSGN, encoded by the coding sequence GTGACCAAACAAACAAGCGAATCGCTATATATTGGACTTATGTCAGGCACCAGCATCGATGCAGTCGATGCGGTGTTAGTCCAAATCACCGACAACATAAAAATCATAGCCTCACATTCCTGTCCCATCCCCCAACAGCTAAAAGACACCATCCTAGCCTTATGCTCTAGCGGGGAAAACGAAATTCAACGCGCTTTCGAGTTAGATCGAGAGTTAGGCTGTATTTTTGCAGACTGCGTTTTGGCGCTCTGCACCAAAGCCAATATTCAAGCAAACAACATATCGGCGATCGGCAGCCATGGCCAAACCATACGACACTCACCTCACGGCCAACACCCTTTTACCTTACAAATAGCCGACCCAAACACTATTGCAGAAAAGACGGGGATCACTACGGTCGCTGATTTTCGCCGAAGAGATATTGCAGCCGGCGGCCAAGGCGCCCCTCTTGTACCCGCCTTTCATGAAGACGCGTTCAAAAGCACCTCATCTAATCGCGCAATCATCAACATTGGCGGAATGGCTAATATAACGCTCGTTTCTAGGTCTCAACAACCTACGCGTGGTTTCGATACCGGACCTGGAAACGTGCTGTTAGATTACTGGGTTTACAAACATAAAACTAAAAAGTTTGATTATGACGGAGAATGGGCCGCCTCAGGAAAAGTTAATAACGCACTCCTAAACCAATTGCTTTCAGAGCCTTACTTGAAACGCCTACCACCGAAAAGTACTGGTAGGGAGCTCTTTAATCCTGAGTGGTTAGAATGCCAATTAAATAGCCTCCCTGACTTATCGCCAGTAGATGTACAAGCCACTCTCACAGAGTTCACCTGCAAAACAATCGCAGATGCGATAATCATTGACGACTCAACAATCAAGACAGAAGAACAAATAAATGAAATTTATGTTTGCGGAGGCGGCGCCAGCAACAGCTTCATACTAAGGCGTCTTCAGGCCCTATTACCTAATAAGCATGTCACCACAACCTGTGAGCTTGGTATTCCACCTGAGCACGTTGAGTCCGTGGCATTTGCATGGCTAGCCTACCGAACCCTACACAATCTTAGCGGTAATTTAGTATCGGTAACAGGCGCAAAGAAAGAGAGAGTTCTCGGGGCCATTTACTCTGGTAATTAA
- a CDS encoding OapA family protein has product MTREFPKTHLLAAGGLGLAVSVMLLLSPSSDVEANRISIPLQIKEASLNEAKEPSTAGQNFPEDSMQASSSPQLPESDEDTLAQWDSFEVKKGDTLSTLFKKAGFNDGFMYQVIAGHKRNKQLANIYPGETLAFLRNSNDELTQIRLQRNQLDSLVVSRGEDGKFTSEEVSIEPEVQLAYAEGEIDSSLFLAGQKAGLKQSMIMELANIFGWDIDFILDIRDGDKFNLVYEELYIDGNKIGEGKIIAATFNNQGRELKAVLYKDKKGDENYFTPEGHSMRKAFLRTPIDFARISSHFNLRRKHPVLHTIRAHKGTDYAAGRGTPIKATGDGKVIHAGRKGGYGKAVVIQHGQKISTLYAHMSKYARGVRTGSRVKQGQIIGYVGSTGLASGPHLHYEFKVNGVQKNSVKVKLPQANPISKNEMAEFKKQTNLYLSQLDTLSQSYRLASN; this is encoded by the coding sequence GTGACACGAGAATTTCCAAAAACTCACTTATTAGCTGCGGGGGGCTTAGGCCTTGCCGTATCCGTTATGCTGTTACTGAGCCCTAGCAGTGATGTTGAAGCTAATCGCATTTCCATTCCTTTACAAATTAAGGAAGCAAGCCTTAATGAAGCTAAAGAACCTTCAACAGCTGGCCAAAATTTTCCTGAAGACAGCATGCAGGCTTCATCCTCTCCACAATTACCAGAAAGTGACGAAGACACGTTAGCACAATGGGACAGCTTCGAAGTAAAGAAAGGCGATACTCTATCGACACTTTTCAAAAAAGCAGGCTTTAATGACGGGTTTATGTACCAGGTCATCGCAGGACATAAACGAAATAAACAACTTGCAAACATCTACCCTGGTGAAACATTGGCGTTCCTTAGGAATAGCAATGATGAGCTCACACAAATACGACTACAAAGAAACCAACTAGATTCACTCGTTGTGTCTCGCGGAGAAGACGGCAAGTTTACCAGCGAGGAAGTTTCTATCGAGCCAGAAGTGCAACTCGCTTATGCAGAAGGTGAAATTGATAGCTCACTATTCCTTGCAGGCCAAAAGGCGGGGCTAAAGCAATCAATGATCATGGAACTTGCCAACATTTTCGGCTGGGATATCGATTTTATTCTCGATATACGTGACGGCGATAAGTTTAATCTTGTGTACGAAGAACTTTACATTGATGGTAATAAAATTGGTGAAGGTAAAATCATCGCGGCAACGTTCAACAATCAAGGCCGCGAATTAAAAGCCGTTTTATATAAAGACAAAAAGGGTGATGAGAACTACTTCACCCCTGAGGGCCACAGCATGAGAAAGGCCTTCTTAAGAACACCTATTGATTTTGCGCGTATTTCTTCACACTTCAATCTTCGACGTAAACATCCCGTATTACATACAATAAGAGCTCACAAAGGCACAGATTACGCTGCCGGCCGCGGAACCCCCATCAAAGCAACAGGTGACGGCAAAGTCATTCATGCTGGTCGAAAGGGTGGATACGGTAAAGCAGTTGTTATCCAGCACGGGCAAAAAATATCTACACTATATGCGCACATGAGCAAATACGCTCGCGGGGTGCGTACTGGCTCCAGGGTTAAACAGGGCCAAATTATCGGATACGTTGGTAGCACAGGCTTAGCATCAGGTCCTCACCTTCATTATGAATTTAAGGTTAACGGCGTGCAGAAGAACTCAGTCAAGGTTAAGCTACCTCAAGCCAACCCGATTAGTAAAAATGAAATGGCTGAATTCAAAAAGCAAACTAATCTTTACTTGTCTCAGCTTGACACTCTCTCACAGAGCTACCGTTTGGCCTCTAACTAA
- a CDS encoding bactofilin family protein — MWGNKKSKGRKPVTGHFDTLISNKTQIEGDLHFSGGLHIDGTVKGTIRADESSEAIIRISDVGEVHGDVIAPHIIVNGTVHGDVYSSKHIELAANASINGNVYYHLIEMVMGAEVNGNLVHNKEPVSMTDLSQHTKDHHESNTSDDEEDFVKEDSLSAS; from the coding sequence ATGTGGGGCAATAAGAAATCAAAAGGGCGTAAACCTGTAACTGGGCACTTCGATACTCTGATATCAAACAAAACCCAAATAGAAGGTGATTTACACTTTTCTGGAGGGTTGCATATTGATGGAACCGTGAAAGGGACTATTCGAGCGGATGAAAGTAGTGAGGCTATTATTCGTATTAGTGATGTGGGCGAGGTTCATGGTGATGTGATTGCACCGCACATTATTGTAAACGGGACCGTTCATGGCGATGTTTATTCTTCAAAGCACATTGAACTTGCCGCGAACGCCTCTATTAATGGTAATGTGTATTATCACTTAATTGAGATGGTGATGGGTGCTGAGGTAAATGGAAATCTAGTGCACAATAAAGAGCCGGTTTCTATGACAGACTTATCACAGCATACGAAAGACCATCATGAGAGTAATACGAGTGATGATGAAGAAGATTTTGTAAAGGAAGACAGTCTATCCGCAAGTTAA
- the erpA gene encoding iron-sulfur cluster insertion protein ErpA, producing MPDPLVFTDAAASKVKNLIEEEDNPELKLRVYVTGGGCSGFQYGFTFDEAMADDDTAIEKDGVMLLVDPMSYQYLVGAVVDYSEGLQGSQFVVNNPNASSTCGCGSSFSI from the coding sequence ATGCCTGATCCGTTGGTCTTTACTGACGCAGCAGCGTCTAAAGTAAAAAATCTAATAGAGGAAGAGGATAATCCTGAATTAAAACTTCGGGTTTATGTGACGGGCGGTGGTTGCTCAGGGTTTCAGTATGGTTTCACGTTTGATGAAGCGATGGCTGATGATGATACTGCTATTGAAAAAGACGGTGTTATGCTGCTTGTTGATCCTATGAGTTATCAGTATCTTGTAGGTGCAGTGGTTGATTATAGTGAAGGGCTGCAAGGCTCTCAATTTGTTGTTAATAACCCTAATGCGTCCAGCACTTGTGGTTGTGGCTCCTCATTTAGTATCTAA
- the argC gene encoding N-acetyl-gamma-glutamyl-phosphate reductase — MSIVIKVGIVGGTGYTGVELLRLLVMHPEVDLQVITSRSEAGTLVSDTYPNLRGRLDLPFTEPDVNKLAECDLVFFATPNGVAMKQVPELLSKGVRIIDLAADFRIKDVAVWEKWYGQTHACRELIERAVYGLPEINREAIKGCQLLANPGCYPTAVQLGFLPLLENNLIQTDYLIADAKSGISGAGRGASVGSLFSETSGSFKAYGASGHRHLPEIKQGLNAMQSSNVGLTFVPHLLPMVRGIEATLYARLTPASQSDLSLEDIQALYEQRYKDETFVDVMPLRSHPETRSVKGSNMCRIALHQQEDSDTIIVLSVIDNLVKGAAGQAIHNMNIMFGLAESTGIEHVALMP, encoded by the coding sequence GTGAGTATCGTGATAAAGGTCGGAATAGTTGGGGGTACCGGGTACACAGGCGTCGAGTTATTGCGTTTGTTGGTGATGCACCCTGAAGTTGATTTACAAGTCATTACGTCTCGATCAGAGGCTGGCACGCTTGTATCTGATACATACCCAAATTTAAGAGGTCGACTAGATTTGCCTTTTACCGAACCAGACGTCAACAAACTAGCCGAATGTGACTTAGTCTTTTTTGCTACCCCCAACGGTGTGGCGATGAAACAAGTGCCTGAGTTACTGTCTAAAGGCGTGCGTATTATTGACCTTGCTGCAGACTTTCGTATTAAAGACGTCGCCGTATGGGAAAAATGGTACGGCCAAACGCATGCTTGTCGTGAATTAATAGAGCGCGCGGTCTATGGTTTACCTGAAATTAATCGAGAAGCGATTAAAGGTTGTCAGTTACTGGCGAACCCTGGCTGTTACCCAACGGCTGTTCAGTTAGGTTTCTTACCTCTGCTTGAGAACAACCTTATTCAGACAGATTACCTTATCGCAGATGCTAAGTCGGGTATTAGTGGTGCTGGACGTGGCGCAAGTGTAGGGTCTTTATTTAGCGAAACATCAGGCAGCTTTAAAGCCTATGGTGCATCAGGCCATAGGCATTTACCTGAAATCAAGCAAGGCCTCAATGCGATGCAGTCTAGTAATGTAGGGTTAACGTTTGTGCCGCATTTGCTACCGATGGTGCGAGGCATTGAAGCAACACTTTACGCAAGGTTAACACCGGCATCGCAGAGTGATTTGTCGTTAGAAGATATTCAGGCGTTGTATGAGCAGCGATATAAAGATGAAACTTTTGTCGATGTCATGCCGCTGCGTTCGCATCCAGAAACGAGAAGTGTTAAAGGCTCTAATATGTGCCGTATTGCGCTTCACCAGCAAGAAGATAGCGATACGATTATTGTTCTATCCGTTATTGATAACCTTGTAAAAGGAGCTGCAGGGCAGGCCATACATAACATGAACATAATGTTTGGGTTAGCTGAATCCACTGGTATTGAACATGTAGCACTAATGCCTTAA
- the tyrS gene encoding tyrosine--tRNA ligase, with product MSSVEQALSVIRRGVDELLVEEELIKKLESGKKLRIKAGFDPTAPDLHLGHTVLINKLKQFQDLGHDVLFLIGDFTGMIGDPTGKSVTRPPLTKEQVAKNAETYKEQVFKILDPQKTTVMFNSEWMEKMSASDMIRLAGQYTVARMLERDDFSKRFKGEQSIAIHEFLYPLVQGYDSVAMKADVELGGTDQKFNLLMGRTLQKSAGQEPQTIITVPILEGLDGVQKMSKSLGNYIGVADAPGEMYTKILSMPDALIWRYFELLSFRPMSEIESYRSEVAEGRNPQEVKQILAREIIERFHDKDAADNAHKSAGNKMDLGEIPDDVPEVCLELEGQSEIWVNEILRRAGLVVSGKAAKDALARGVVFADGVKVEPGFKMIAGDSSVIQAGKKKIARVTVR from the coding sequence ATGTCCTCAGTAGAGCAAGCGTTATCAGTAATTCGTCGCGGTGTGGATGAGTTACTTGTCGAAGAAGAATTAATTAAGAAGCTAGAATCAGGTAAAAAACTGCGCATAAAGGCAGGCTTTGATCCGACTGCACCAGATTTACACTTAGGTCATACTGTATTGATCAATAAACTAAAGCAGTTTCAGGACTTGGGTCATGATGTGCTGTTTTTGATTGGCGACTTTACGGGGATGATTGGCGATCCTACGGGTAAAAGTGTTACCCGGCCTCCGTTAACGAAGGAGCAGGTTGCCAAAAATGCAGAGACTTATAAAGAACAAGTATTTAAAATATTGGACCCCCAGAAGACGACAGTGATGTTCAATTCTGAGTGGATGGAAAAAATGTCAGCATCTGACATGATTCGGTTGGCTGGCCAATATACAGTGGCAAGAATGCTAGAGCGCGATGACTTTAGTAAGCGTTTCAAGGGTGAGCAGTCAATCGCAATACATGAGTTCTTGTACCCGCTAGTGCAGGGTTATGATTCGGTCGCAATGAAGGCTGATGTTGAGCTTGGTGGGACAGATCAAAAATTCAATCTGCTTATGGGGCGCACGCTGCAAAAGAGTGCAGGTCAAGAGCCGCAAACAATCATAACGGTCCCAATCCTTGAAGGGTTGGATGGCGTCCAAAAGATGTCCAAGTCATTAGGTAACTATATAGGTGTTGCAGATGCCCCTGGTGAAATGTACACCAAAATACTGTCTATGCCTGATGCATTGATTTGGCGATACTTTGAATTGTTAAGCTTTAGGCCAATGTCAGAAATTGAAAGCTATCGAAGCGAAGTTGCGGAGGGGCGCAACCCTCAAGAAGTTAAGCAAATTTTGGCAAGGGAGATTATTGAGCGATTTCATGATAAGGATGCTGCAGATAATGCTCATAAATCTGCAGGTAATAAAATGGATTTGGGGGAGATTCCTGATGATGTGCCTGAAGTATGCCTGGAGCTTGAAGGCCAGTCTGAGATTTGGGTAAATGAAATACTTAGGCGTGCAGGGTTGGTGGTGAGTGGTAAAGCGGCAAAGGATGCGTTGGCGCGAGGTGTAGTGTTTGCTGACGGTGTTAAAGTTGAGCCAGGCTTTAAAATGATTGCAGGTGATAGTAGTGTAATACAGGCAGGGAAAAAGAAAATAGCGCGCGTTACAGTTAGGTAG